The proteins below are encoded in one region of Scomber japonicus isolate fScoJap1 chromosome 24, fScoJap1.pri, whole genome shotgun sequence:
- the inha gene encoding inhibin alpha chain: MRSGKSTMVSCAFFILGPLWIHSLTQACCGEELSREAVLSWFSDRVLDSLGLEEPPVDTVQGSDRVTARAEERLAPKRTQRTLRTTQVNHETKTKQETTQIILFPSSESSCARSDSASEETTNSHFTYYFQPSMNSQETQVTSAHFWFYAGEGVTVNSSAQLFILTSAQELLQAAEGPSETSLDGWTTYSLDQNLLTSVPQGPFLLQVRCATCQCHADEPDKIPFLHLYAQPCSPVHSPRHAAITIPWSPSAIDLFQRPSAERPQNSDCNRAEIEISFEELGWDYWIVQPKVLTFYYCHGNCSAWDRTTAMLGITQCCAPVPGTMKSLRITTTSDGGYSFKYETLPNIIPEECTCI; this comes from the exons ATGAGATCTGGAAAAAGTA CCATGGTCTCCTGTGCTTTTTTTATTCTGGGCCCCTTGTGGATCCACAGTCTGACACAAGCTTGCTGTGGAGAAGAGCTGTCCAGGGAAGCGGTGTTGTCCTGGTTTAGTGATCGGGTTCTGGACAGTTTGGGGCTGGAGGAGCCACCTGTGGACACAGTACAGGGTTCCGACAGGGTCACGGCACGAGCAGAAGAAAGGCTTGCACCCAAGAGGACCCAGAGGACCCTTAGGACAACTCAGGTCAAccatgaaaccaaaacaaagcaGGAAACTACTCAAATTATTCTCTTCCCCAGTTCTG AATCATCCTGTGCCAGATCTGACTCAGCTTCTGAAGAAACCACCAACAGCCACTTCACATATTATTTCCAGCCGTCCATGAACAGCCAGGAGACCCAGGTCACATCTGCCCACTTTTGGTTCTACGCAGGCGAAGGAGTCACAGTCAACTCGTCTGCCCAGCTGTTCATCCTCACCTCAGCTCAGGAGCTTCTTCAGGCAGCAGAGGGTCCATCAGAGACAAGCTTAGATGGATGGACCACCTACAGCTTGGATCAGAACCTCTTGACATCTGTGCCTCAGGGCCCTTTTCTGCTCCAAGTCCGCTGTGCCACCTGCCAGTGCCATGCTGACGAACCAGACAAGAtacccttccttcatctctatGCTCAGCCTTGTAGTCCTGTCCATTCACCACGCCATGCAGCAATAACTATACCCTGGTCTCCATCTGCCATCGACTTGTTCCAGCGCCCCTCCGCAGAGAGACCCCAGAACAGTGACTGCAACCGAGCAGAGATTGAAATCAGCTTTGAGGAGCTGGGCTGGGACTACTGGATTGTCCAACCCAAAGTTCTGACTTTCTACTACTGTCATGGGAACTGCTCAGCCTGGGATCGAACCACCGCCATGCTGGGGATCACACAGTGCTGCGCCCCGGTCCCAGGAACCATGAAGTCCCTGAGGATCACCACGACATCTGATGGCGGGTACTCATTTAAGTATGAGACCTTGCCCAACATTATACCTGAAGAGTGTACATGTATTTGA